The Thermoflavifilum sp. genome contains a region encoding:
- the rny gene encoding ribonuclease Y, with protein sequence MNITIGLLIGIGLVACIVGILIGKLIFSKNTRIRIQQAEEQAQKILSEAQLAAETLKEKKLLEAKEKYLQLKAEYEKEVLQRNQKLIEAENRIKQKEQSLNQKVENAQRQIQENEALKQHLQRQIEIINQQRTELEKHQEEHIRRLEKVAGLTAEEAKAQLIESLKEEARTQAMAYLQEMMEEAKAKANKEAKKIIIQTIQRTAAEQTIENAITVFNLESDEIKGQIIGREGRNIRAIEAATGVDLIVDDTPEAIVLSCFDPLRREVARLSLQRLIQDGRIHPARIEEVVEKTKRQLEEQVMEIGERTVIELGIHGMHPELIRMVGKMRFRSSYGQNLLMHSKETANLCAIMAAELGLNPKLAKRAGLLHDIGKVPDEESELSHALLGMKLAEKYNEHPAVVNAIGAHHDEIEMTYVIAPIVQACDAISGARPGARREIMQSYLQRIKDLETLAMGFPGVEKAYAIQAGRELRVIVESDKVSDSDADRLSFEIAQKIQNEMQFPGQIKVTVIREKRAISVAR encoded by the coding sequence ATGAATATTACGATTGGATTGTTAATCGGGATTGGCCTGGTAGCATGTATCGTGGGCATCCTGATCGGGAAATTGATTTTTTCTAAAAATACCCGCATTCGTATTCAACAAGCCGAAGAGCAAGCTCAGAAAATTCTCTCTGAAGCGCAGCTTGCCGCCGAGACCCTGAAAGAAAAAAAGCTGCTGGAAGCCAAAGAAAAGTATCTGCAGCTGAAAGCCGAATATGAAAAAGAGGTATTGCAACGCAACCAGAAGCTGATTGAAGCCGAAAACCGAATCAAACAAAAAGAACAATCGCTCAACCAGAAGGTAGAAAACGCCCAGCGGCAGATTCAGGAAAACGAGGCGTTGAAACAACACCTGCAGCGCCAGATCGAAATCATCAACCAGCAGCGCACCGAACTCGAAAAACATCAGGAAGAGCATATCCGCCGCCTGGAAAAGGTGGCCGGCCTCACGGCAGAAGAAGCAAAAGCCCAGCTCATCGAAAGCTTGAAAGAGGAGGCTCGTACCCAGGCCATGGCCTACCTGCAGGAGATGATGGAAGAGGCAAAAGCCAAAGCCAACAAAGAGGCGAAAAAAATCATTATCCAGACCATCCAGCGGACGGCTGCCGAGCAAACCATCGAAAACGCCATCACCGTCTTCAACCTCGAAAGCGACGAAATCAAAGGACAGATCATCGGCCGGGAAGGCCGCAACATCCGGGCTATTGAAGCGGCTACCGGCGTGGACCTGATTGTGGACGACACCCCGGAAGCCATCGTGCTCTCCTGCTTTGATCCGCTGCGCCGGGAGGTGGCTCGCCTGTCGCTGCAACGGCTTATCCAGGACGGCCGTATTCATCCGGCCCGCATCGAGGAAGTGGTCGAAAAAACCAAACGTCAATTAGAAGAACAGGTGATGGAAATCGGGGAACGTACGGTGATCGAACTGGGTATCCACGGCATGCATCCCGAACTCATTCGCATGGTGGGCAAGATGCGCTTCCGCTCGTCGTACGGACAGAACCTCCTCATGCACTCCAAAGAAACGGCTAACCTCTGCGCCATCATGGCCGCCGAACTGGGACTGAATCCTAAACTTGCCAAACGCGCCGGCCTGCTGCACGACATCGGTAAGGTGCCCGACGAAGAAAGCGAACTGTCGCACGCCCTGCTGGGCATGAAACTGGCCGAGAAATACAACGAACATCCGGCCGTGGTAAACGCCATCGGCGCGCATCACGACGAAATCGAGATGACTTATGTGATTGCGCCTATCGTGCAGGCCTGCGATGCCATCAGCGGCGCCCGGCCGGGTGCCCGCCGCGAAATCATGCAGAGCTACCTGCAACGCATCAAAGACCTGGAAACCCTGGCCATGGGCTTCCCGGGCGTGGAAAAAGCCTACGCCATCCAGGCCGGCCGCGAGCTGCGGGTGATTGTGGAAAGCGATAAGGTGAGCGACAGCGATGCCGACCGCCTCTCATTCGAGATCGCCCAGAAAATTCAGAATGAGATGCAGTTCCCCGGCCAGATCAAGGTGACCGTGATCCGGGAAAAACGTGCCATCAGCGTGGCACGTTAA
- the arsS gene encoding arsenosugar biosynthesis radical SAM (seleno)protein ArsS (Some members of this family are selenoproteins.), with amino-acid sequence MKSLHAQHHLLADTCRQLEVLDQLVPDRIPAFQDKLRDHGQWPLRATGIEILQINVGKMCNQTCKHCHVDAGPDRREVMTRETMQYCVDVVKAHHIPIVDITGGAPEMNPHFRWLVEALSPLGVHLMVRCNLTIILANKRYHDLPEFYKTHRMEVIASLPFYAADRTDRQRGEGVFAHSIEALRMLNEVGYGYPDTGLQLHLVYNPAGAFLPPSQAQLQQEYQQVLWERYGIRFNQLFVITNMPISRYLEYLLATGNYETYMQKLVQAFNPAAISGLMCRNTLSVSWDGYLYDCDFNQMLDIPVQPEERRHIHQFRADLLSHRAIRVHQHCYGCTAGAGSSCGGQIVSEA; translated from the coding sequence ATGAAATCATTGCATGCACAGCATCATCTCCTGGCCGACACGTGCCGTCAACTGGAAGTGCTCGATCAACTCGTGCCCGATCGGATACCGGCTTTTCAGGACAAACTTCGCGACCACGGGCAATGGCCCTTACGTGCCACCGGCATTGAAATTTTACAGATCAATGTCGGTAAGATGTGCAACCAGACCTGCAAGCACTGTCATGTCGATGCAGGTCCCGACCGCCGTGAGGTGATGACCCGTGAAACGATGCAATATTGCGTGGACGTGGTGAAAGCCCATCATATCCCGATTGTGGATATCACCGGGGGAGCTCCCGAGATGAATCCGCATTTCCGCTGGCTGGTCGAGGCCTTGTCGCCGCTGGGTGTGCACCTGATGGTACGCTGCAACCTCACCATCATCCTGGCGAATAAGCGATATCATGACCTGCCCGAGTTTTACAAAACGCATCGCATGGAGGTCATCGCTTCTCTGCCTTTTTATGCCGCCGATCGTACCGATAGGCAGCGGGGAGAAGGCGTGTTTGCGCATTCCATAGAGGCGCTCAGGATGCTCAATGAAGTGGGATACGGGTATCCCGACACCGGTTTGCAGTTGCACCTGGTGTATAATCCGGCAGGAGCTTTTTTACCGCCTTCACAGGCGCAGCTTCAACAGGAGTATCAGCAGGTGTTGTGGGAACGATATGGTATTCGTTTCAATCAGCTGTTTGTGATCACCAATATGCCCATCAGCCGGTATCTGGAATATTTGCTGGCCACGGGCAATTATGAAACTTACATGCAAAAGCTGGTACAGGCTTTCAATCCGGCGGCTATATCCGGACTGATGTGTCGCAACACCCTTTCGGTGAGCTGGGATGGCTATTTGTATGATTGTGATTTCAACCAGATGCTCGATATTCCGGTGCAGCCAGAGGAAAGAAGGCATATCCATCAGTTCCGTGCCGATTTGCTTTCCCATCGGGCAATCAGGGTGCATCAGCATTGTTATGGCTGTACGGCCGGAGCCGGCTCCAGTTGTGGTGGTCAAATCGTGAGTGAAGCATGA
- a CDS encoding TIGR04282 family arsenosugar biosynthesis glycosyltransferase, with the protein MNERALLIFVRRPEAGKVKTRIARTAGEAAALWIYHQLLRHTRRVADEVKADRYVFYADTAPAQDLWEETLYRKRQQVDGTLGMRMLAAFQEVFALGYRRAVIIGSDCHTLTPAHIYEAFIRLEACDVVIGPARDGGYYLLGLNRLIPSLFEGIDWSTSRVFDQTLQRVRRQHLTAHLLDTLSDVDEWEDVPDDWKKQIKG; encoded by the coding sequence ATGAATGAACGGGCGCTTCTCATTTTTGTGCGGCGACCCGAGGCGGGGAAGGTGAAGACGCGTATCGCTCGTACTGCAGGCGAGGCCGCCGCCCTGTGGATTTATCACCAATTGCTGCGTCATACCCGTCGGGTAGCCGATGAAGTGAAGGCCGACCGATATGTGTTTTACGCGGATACGGCACCGGCGCAGGATCTCTGGGAGGAGACGCTTTATCGTAAGCGCCAGCAGGTCGACGGCACGCTGGGCATGCGCATGCTGGCAGCCTTTCAGGAAGTCTTTGCCCTGGGATACCGACGCGCGGTAATTATCGGCAGCGATTGTCATACCCTCACGCCTGCACATATCTACGAGGCCTTCATCCGTCTGGAGGCCTGCGATGTTGTCATTGGCCCGGCCCGGGATGGTGGATATTATTTGCTTGGCCTCAACCGATTGATACCGTCGCTCTTCGAGGGCATCGACTGGAGCACCTCACGGGTGTTTGACCAGACCCTACAACGGGTGCGTCGTCAGCACCTCACCGCTCATTTGCTCGACACATTGAGCGATGTGGATGAATGGGAAGACGTACCCGACGACTGGAAGAAACAGATCAAGGGTTAG
- a CDS encoding cell division protein ZapA has product MPAADELIAIQVTIADRSYRLKIHPEEEAFVRQVIKNLNQKILEFKTLYAGKDMQDYVAMCLIYYATQPGQMQSTDSLQPQLSAIESLLDLALQQ; this is encoded by the coding sequence ATGCCTGCTGCAGATGAGCTGATAGCCATTCAGGTAACCATCGCCGATAGATCGTACCGTTTGAAGATTCATCCCGAAGAGGAAGCTTTTGTTCGCCAGGTTATCAAAAACCTGAATCAGAAGATTCTGGAATTCAAAACCCTGTATGCCGGTAAAGACATGCAGGACTATGTGGCCATGTGCCTGATCTATTACGCCACCCAACCAGGCCAGATGCAATCTACCGATTCGTTGCAACCACAATTGAGCGCGATTGAGAGCCTGCTGGATCTGGCTCTCCAGCAATAA
- the dnaB gene encoding replicative DNA helicase, whose amino-acid sequence MEINIRKDSRSAASRKKPVDLSGLMYGKVPPQAPDLEEAVLGAIMLEKTAYETALEILKPECFYVEAHQRIFAAIRRLADKSLPVDILTVVEELRKTGELELVGGAFYVTKLTHAVVSAANIEAHARIILQKFIQRELIRISGEIITEAYEEGTDIFDLLDDAETKLFEITDNHLRQNFSPIDSLVVRAIKRIEELRNRSDNMTGVPSGFKALDAVTYGWQKSDLIILAARPSVGKTAFALNLARNAALHPTQPVPVAVFSMEMSAEQIVQRFLAMETEISLENISRGKLADYEFNQLSQGVAKLAKAPIFIDDTPALNIFELRAKCRRLKGKHQIGLVVIDYLQLMSSNHENRNVNREQEISKISRDLKSLAKELEIPIIALSQLSREVEKRKETNKMPQLSDLRESGAIEQDADVVIFLYRPEYYDITTNEFGESTEGETYVRIAKHRNGRLDTIKLKMLKAIQKFIEIEEQGLASPFGKSSSGAYQENDSARLYIERPSRMNEYTDDLDDDAPF is encoded by the coding sequence ATGGAAATAAATATCAGAAAGGATTCCCGATCAGCGGCCAGCAGAAAAAAGCCTGTAGACCTGAGCGGGTTAATGTATGGCAAGGTTCCTCCTCAGGCGCCCGACCTGGAAGAGGCCGTGCTGGGCGCAATTATGCTGGAAAAAACGGCCTATGAAACCGCACTCGAGATTTTGAAGCCGGAATGTTTTTATGTGGAAGCACATCAGCGGATCTTTGCGGCTATCCGCCGACTGGCCGATAAATCGCTGCCCGTAGATATTCTGACTGTAGTCGAAGAATTGCGCAAAACTGGAGAGCTGGAATTGGTGGGAGGTGCATTTTATGTCACTAAGCTCACCCATGCCGTGGTTTCGGCGGCTAATATCGAGGCTCATGCCCGGATTATTTTACAAAAATTCATCCAGCGAGAATTAATCCGGATTTCCGGAGAAATCATCACCGAGGCGTATGAAGAAGGTACGGATATCTTTGATTTGCTCGATGATGCCGAAACCAAATTGTTTGAAATCACGGATAATCATCTGCGGCAGAACTTTTCGCCGATTGATTCGCTGGTCGTGCGGGCCATCAAGCGCATCGAAGAGTTGCGCAATCGATCCGACAACATGACGGGTGTACCTTCGGGCTTCAAAGCCCTCGATGCGGTAACTTATGGCTGGCAGAAATCTGACCTGATTATTCTGGCTGCGAGGCCTTCTGTGGGGAAAACGGCCTTTGCCCTCAATCTGGCGCGCAATGCAGCTTTGCATCCCACTCAGCCCGTTCCGGTTGCCGTGTTTTCCATGGAAATGTCGGCCGAGCAAATCGTACAGCGGTTTCTGGCGATGGAAACCGAAATTTCACTGGAAAACATCTCCCGGGGGAAATTGGCGGATTATGAATTTAACCAGCTCAGCCAGGGAGTGGCCAAACTGGCCAAGGCGCCTATTTTCATTGACGATACACCGGCGTTGAATATTTTTGAACTCAGGGCTAAATGCCGGCGCCTCAAGGGGAAACATCAGATCGGACTGGTGGTGATCGATTATCTGCAGCTCATGAGCAGCAATCATGAGAACCGAAATGTGAACCGCGAGCAGGAAATCAGCAAAATATCCCGTGACCTGAAATCGCTGGCGAAAGAATTGGAAATCCCCATCATCGCTCTTTCGCAGTTGAGTCGTGAGGTGGAAAAACGGAAGGAAACCAATAAAATGCCTCAGCTCAGCGACCTGCGCGAATCGGGCGCGATTGAACAGGATGCCGATGTGGTGATTTTCCTGTATCGTCCGGAATATTATGACATCACCACCAATGAATTCGGAGAATCTACCGAGGGCGAAACCTATGTGCGTATTGCCAAGCATCGCAATGGCCGGCTGGACACGATAAAATTGAAGATGTTGAAAGCGATTCAAAAATTCATTGAAATTGAAGAGCAGGGCCTTGCATCGCCTTTTGGTAAATCCTCATCC
- the pheT gene encoding phenylalanine--tRNA ligase subunit beta, with product MKIAYRWLLRYLPLGQAGWPATLGAEDIGKILTSVGLEVEQLSSFSSIPGGLEGLIVGEVEAVWKHPHADKLQLTRVQIGNGRSLQIVCGAPNVAVGQKVVVALPGTTLYPTGGEPFQLRKTKIRGEESEGMLCAADEIGLGTDHSGILVLDPSAEPGVPLTRYVEVYHDQVFEIGLTPNRMDAMSHLGVARDLCAYINHHHRLRGDLQWPDVQAFPEAGLEPSPIQIEIEATDACLRYAGLLIENVRIAPSPGWLQAALESIGVKPINNVVDITNFVLHECGQPLHAFHAEAITGNVVRIRKARAGERLLTLDGKDRLLDTDDLMICNADAPMCIAGVLGGMDSGVQPDTRRIFLESAVFAPRSIRHTSLRHNLRTEAALRFEKGVDITCVPYALKRAALLIQEIAGGQIRYQPVDVYPNPQQPPQIRLTKTYLTALSGKTYPDEEVIPLLQDLGFELISSHAQAWVWQVPPFKHDVKQAADLVEEIMRIDGLDQIPIPDQITITPAHHPLRIQENLRETLSSFLVAQGFQEIYTNSISRSQLYTVYPAEQVVHLLNHLNAALDVLRPSMLENGLECVAYNQHHRNEPIAFFEFGKTYHPENHGKAYLEQEYLSLWLAGDHHTTWWAESGAMQKPPGWFFMKGLLQNLLQLSGVPTCEFRVTHKHPRLKPALEIITPHTSLGVLGAVDDQTCAALDVQPPVYYAEIAWERLVEARSRHQIIYREIIPYPVVRRDLSFFIDKSVPYSRIEEVLQASQAPYLKEWRLIDVFENAKLYPDKKSCTISLYFQHPERTLTDEDVEQSLQQIIQLLHQELQIMLRK from the coding sequence ATGAAGATCGCATACCGATGGTTGTTACGATACTTACCGCTGGGCCAGGCCGGATGGCCTGCAACCTTAGGCGCGGAAGACATAGGTAAAATCCTTACTTCTGTAGGGTTGGAAGTAGAACAATTAAGCAGTTTTTCTTCCATACCCGGTGGATTGGAAGGCTTGATTGTGGGCGAAGTGGAAGCCGTATGGAAACATCCGCATGCCGACAAGCTGCAGCTCACCCGCGTACAGATAGGCAACGGTCGCTCGTTGCAAATTGTATGTGGCGCTCCTAATGTTGCCGTCGGACAAAAGGTGGTGGTAGCATTACCCGGCACCACACTTTATCCCACGGGAGGTGAGCCTTTTCAACTCAGAAAAACAAAAATCCGTGGCGAAGAAAGCGAGGGCATGCTCTGTGCGGCCGACGAAATCGGACTGGGAACCGATCACAGTGGTATTCTGGTGCTCGACCCTTCGGCTGAACCTGGTGTTCCGCTGACCAGATACGTGGAAGTTTATCATGACCAGGTATTCGAAATCGGCCTCACGCCCAACCGCATGGATGCCATGAGTCATCTGGGGGTCGCCCGGGATCTCTGCGCATATATCAATCATCACCACCGACTCAGGGGAGATCTTCAATGGCCCGATGTGCAGGCCTTTCCGGAAGCCGGGCTGGAGCCCTCTCCCATCCAGATTGAAATTGAAGCTACCGATGCCTGCCTGCGATATGCCGGTTTGCTCATTGAAAACGTACGGATAGCCCCATCTCCCGGCTGGCTGCAGGCTGCCCTGGAGTCTATCGGCGTTAAACCCATCAACAATGTGGTAGATATCACCAACTTCGTGCTGCATGAGTGTGGCCAGCCGCTGCATGCTTTTCATGCAGAAGCGATTACCGGTAATGTTGTCCGGATCAGAAAAGCACGTGCCGGGGAACGCCTGCTCACCCTCGACGGGAAAGACCGGCTGCTGGATACCGATGACCTGATGATCTGCAATGCCGACGCTCCTATGTGCATCGCCGGCGTGCTCGGCGGTATGGATTCCGGTGTTCAACCCGATACCCGCCGCATCTTCCTCGAAAGCGCAGTGTTTGCCCCCCGAAGCATTCGCCATACTTCATTGCGCCATAACCTGCGTACCGAAGCCGCCCTGCGCTTTGAAAAAGGCGTGGATATCACCTGTGTACCTTATGCCCTCAAACGAGCGGCGTTGCTCATCCAGGAAATAGCCGGCGGACAGATTCGCTATCAACCGGTTGACGTATATCCCAACCCACAACAACCGCCGCAGATACGCCTGACAAAAACCTATCTCACCGCGCTGAGTGGCAAAACTTACCCTGATGAAGAAGTAATCCCCCTGCTGCAGGATCTGGGATTTGAACTGATCAGCAGCCATGCACAGGCGTGGGTCTGGCAGGTGCCTCCCTTCAAACACGATGTAAAACAGGCAGCCGACCTGGTGGAGGAAATCATGCGGATTGACGGGCTCGACCAGATTCCTATTCCCGACCAGATCACCATCACCCCGGCCCATCATCCCCTGCGGATCCAGGAAAATCTCAGGGAGACCCTCTCCAGCTTCCTGGTAGCCCAGGGGTTCCAGGAAATTTATACCAATTCTATTTCCCGAAGCCAGCTCTACACGGTTTATCCGGCCGAACAGGTCGTTCATTTACTGAATCATCTGAATGCCGCTTTAGATGTACTGCGGCCTTCCATGCTGGAAAATGGACTGGAATGCGTGGCCTATAACCAGCACCACCGCAACGAACCCATCGCCTTCTTCGAATTCGGAAAAACCTATCATCCCGAAAACCATGGAAAAGCCTACCTGGAGCAGGAATATTTATCCCTCTGGCTGGCAGGTGATCATCACACGACCTGGTGGGCCGAGTCCGGCGCGATGCAAAAGCCCCCTGGCTGGTTTTTCATGAAAGGCTTGTTGCAAAACCTGCTACAGCTAAGTGGTGTGCCCACATGCGAGTTTCGTGTAACCCATAAACACCCACGGCTGAAACCTGCGCTGGAAATCATTACCCCGCACACAAGCCTGGGTGTGCTGGGTGCAGTTGACGACCAGACCTGTGCAGCACTGGATGTGCAGCCGCCTGTTTATTACGCAGAAATAGCATGGGAAAGACTGGTGGAGGCTCGATCCCGGCATCAAATCATTTATCGAGAAATCATCCCTTATCCGGTAGTAAGAAGAGATTTATCGTTTTTCATCGACAAGTCTGTTCCCTACAGCCGCATCGAAGAGGTGCTTCAAGCATCACAGGCTCCTTATTTGAAGGAATGGCGCCTGATTGATGTATTTGAAAATGCAAAGCTGTACCCCGACAAAAAATCCTGTACCATCAGCCTCTATTTTCAGCATCCGGAACGCACCCTTACCGATGAAGATGTGGAGCAATCTTTGCAGCAAATCATTCAACTGTTGCATCAGGAATTGCAAATTATGCTGCGCAAATAA
- a CDS encoding TIGR04283 family arsenosugar biosynthesis glycosyltransferase, whose amino-acid sequence MPMHPMDMPHAGGSRRQASLSIIIPTYQEAGQIGRLIAYLHNHSLVEQVEIIVADGGSIDGTPQEAQQAGADIVLHTAPGRAVQMNAGARQAIAPVLYFLHADSFPPESFAESILQAVARGSQAGCFRMRFDSGKWLLKINQFFTRLPFLFCRGGDQSLFITRQLFDRLGGFREELRIMEDFDFIQRIRQHTHFHILPQYVTTSARKYAHNAWWRVQYANFTIIRMWRKGASQDEMVATYQRLLHYRRPPAGPPKARG is encoded by the coding sequence ATGCCTATGCACCCGATGGATATGCCTCATGCTGGCGGCAGCCGCCGGCAGGCATCGTTGAGCATCATCATCCCCACCTACCAGGAAGCCGGACAAATCGGCCGGCTCATCGCATACCTCCACAACCACTCCCTCGTCGAACAAGTGGAGATCATCGTGGCCGACGGCGGCAGTATCGACGGCACGCCACAGGAAGCCCAACAGGCCGGAGCCGATATCGTGTTGCACACAGCTCCGGGCCGGGCCGTACAAATGAATGCAGGCGCCCGGCAGGCTATCGCTCCCGTGCTGTATTTCCTGCATGCCGACAGCTTCCCGCCAGAAAGCTTCGCTGAAAGCATCCTGCAAGCCGTGGCCCGCGGTTCCCAAGCCGGCTGTTTCAGGATGCGTTTTGATTCCGGAAAATGGTTGCTGAAAATCAATCAGTTTTTTACCCGCCTCCCTTTTTTGTTCTGCCGGGGCGGCGATCAATCGTTGTTCATCACCCGCCAGCTGTTTGATCGCCTGGGCGGCTTTCGGGAAGAACTGCGTATCATGGAAGATTTTGATTTCATCCAGCGTATCCGCCAGCATACGCATTTTCATATCCTGCCACAATACGTCACTACCTCCGCCAGAAAATATGCGCACAACGCCTGGTGGCGCGTGCAGTACGCCAACTTTACGATTATCCGCATGTGGCGGAAAGGAGCTTCTCAGGACGAAATGGTCGCCACGTATCAACGTTTGCTCCACTACCGGAGGCCTCCGGCAGGTCCTCCGAAAGCACGGGGTTGA